One window of Atribacter laminatus genomic DNA carries:
- a CDS encoding outer membrane lipoprotein-sorting protein, translating into MKKLIMTFFLIIVFVAFSLQAFAITADEILDEMEARSALNATQKSVGTMIMTDEKGKEEKRDLVMYSYDDSEDTENRAFIFRFLSPAEVKNVTMLSMKDGDQIYLFMPAFKKVRRIAGSGKKEKFAGTNFSFEDLSGGYSKDDYDATLMNDDDDENYILDLVPNDPDSDYSKLIMTVDKEKFYFKKIEFIDLDGNQWKVLEVQKVQEEEDGSITILKMYFQDLKDNSTSLVEMESVEKGIDLPSNFFSVRTIQRPEI; encoded by the coding sequence ATGAAAAAATTAATAATGACTTTTTTCCTCATAATTGTATTTGTGGCCTTTTCGCTTCAGGCATTTGCAATAACAGCAGACGAAATTCTCGATGAGATGGAAGCAAGAAGTGCATTGAATGCGACTCAAAAATCAGTTGGAACCATGATTATGACTGACGAAAAGGGGAAAGAAGAGAAACGAGATCTAGTTATGTATTCATACGATGATTCCGAGGACACCGAGAATCGGGCATTTATATTTCGTTTTCTAAGTCCGGCTGAAGTGAAAAATGTAACCATGCTTAGCATGAAAGATGGGGATCAGATATATCTCTTCATGCCGGCATTTAAAAAAGTTCGTCGTATTGCCGGTTCAGGCAAAAAAGAAAAATTCGCTGGAACCAATTTTTCTTTTGAGGATCTGAGCGGAGGTTACAGCAAAGACGATTATGATGCAACTTTAATGAATGATGATGACGATGAGAATTACATTTTAGATCTCGTTCCGAATGATCCTGACTCTGATTATTCCAAGCTCATCATGACCGTTGATAAAGAGAAGTTTTACTTTAAAAAAATTGAGTTCATCGATCTCGACGGCAATCAGTGGAAGGTTTTAGAAGTCCAAAAAGTACAGGAAGAAGAGGATGGAAGTATTACTATTTTAAAAATGTACTTCCAAGACCTTAAAGACAACTCAACCTCTTTGGTTGAGATGGAAAGCGTTGAAAAAGGAATTGATCTACCGAGTAACTTTTTCAGCGTTCGGACCATTCAAAGACCAGAAATTTGA
- a CDS encoding DUF1302 family protein, whose amino-acid sequence MMKGILFSISIMIIILVFTPFSFAADIYGEVSAYGNYAFDTEGFGYGTKLQLKYNPSLSDDYYLMADVSLKYQSENNYSPIRLNELYIQGFSTPSEDIDYKVGYMHLTWGASDAFSPIDNINPRPFSQSISQDALDEKIPVLALNVEWYMNPTWSLEFVYQPEFQSNYRPDQIDNLFLGYQLASMLDLNPQVMQIDTIQHLPEVGFLNPVWGVRARGNVGSVDTAFSFLKGYYLNAYPYRTDITVNPDGSSLVQTEMGYPERSVLGAEFQGEIPGIAGVTFRADFALFIPEKWTNQITTHNADGTTNFTTVDVFDEMYWKASVGADYTASDNSYYNLIYLLGNPYEEGKDINSYLFFRLEKPSPDSKWKPFLNSILNLNDGSMINVIGTDYNPKENWTITLSYSISSGAPPSLLAMAGDTLSLSVKHVF is encoded by the coding sequence ATGATGAAAGGTATTCTATTTTCTATATCAATTATGATCATTATTCTGGTTTTTACTCCTTTTTCGTTTGCTGCAGATATTTATGGCGAAGTAAGTGCCTATGGAAACTACGCCTTTGATACCGAAGGCTTTGGATATGGGACAAAGTTGCAGCTCAAATATAATCCATCTTTATCTGATGATTATTATCTCATGGCTGATGTATCTTTAAAGTACCAATCAGAAAACAACTATTCTCCAATACGATTAAATGAATTGTATATTCAGGGTTTTTCTACGCCTTCTGAAGATATCGATTATAAAGTTGGATATATGCATCTTACCTGGGGTGCGAGTGATGCCTTTAGTCCGATTGATAATATTAATCCCCGACCTTTTTCTCAATCGATCAGCCAAGATGCCCTCGATGAAAAAATCCCTGTTCTTGCCCTTAATGTCGAGTGGTATATGAATCCAACCTGGTCATTGGAATTTGTTTATCAACCTGAATTTCAATCCAATTATCGACCGGATCAAATCGATAATTTGTTTTTAGGGTATCAATTGGCATCAATGCTGGATTTAAATCCTCAAGTTATGCAAATTGATACCATTCAACACCTTCCTGAGGTTGGTTTTCTCAATCCTGTTTGGGGTGTGCGCGCTCGAGGAAATGTGGGAAGCGTAGATACGGCTTTTAGCTTCCTCAAAGGATACTATCTCAATGCTTATCCTTATCGTACTGATATTACAGTCAACCCAGATGGATCGAGTTTGGTACAAACTGAGATGGGATATCCGGAAAGAAGTGTCTTAGGTGCCGAGTTTCAAGGGGAAATTCCTGGAATCGCCGGAGTCACTTTCCGTGCTGACTTTGCCCTTTTTATTCCTGAGAAATGGACCAATCAAATTACAACACATAACGCAGATGGAACCACCAACTTTACCACTGTTGATGTTTTCGATGAAATGTATTGGAAAGCCAGTGTTGGGGCTGATTATACAGCCAGTGACAATAGCTATTATAACCTTATCTACCTGTTGGGAAATCCCTACGAAGAAGGAAAGGATATCAACTCTTATCTCTTCTTTCGATTGGAAAAACCGAGTCCGGACAGCAAATGGAAACCATTTTTAAATTCCATCCTAAACCTCAACGATGGAAGCATGATTAATGTTATCGGAACTGATTATAATCCAAAAGAAAATTGGACCATTACCTTATCCTATTCGATTTCGAGCGGTGCTCCACCTTCATTGCTGGCCATGGCAGGTGATACATTGTCTTTGAGTGTTAAGCATGTGTTTTAG
- a CDS encoding TetR/AcrR family transcriptional regulator: MVDKKQKILEAAKKIFAEKSYFEATLEEISSSSGVKKSTIYYYFSSKLDLMVGLIEQVILQAMEKVKDINPTENQIERVAAIIENLFNFIMEERELMTVFQRAGYDFLHHHNTLEGFKKVMDKFQVFRDNFGDTIGNIVTINGLIITGKDFMRVLTSSIWGYCMDESKEGKIITEDKKEMFKEIFTAFLRE; the protein is encoded by the coding sequence TTGGTCGATAAAAAACAAAAAATTTTAGAAGCAGCAAAAAAAATTTTTGCTGAAAAGAGTTATTTTGAAGCAACTTTGGAAGAAATATCGAGTAGTTCAGGAGTTAAAAAATCTACCATCTATTACTATTTCAGCAGTAAATTGGATTTGATGGTAGGTCTTATCGAACAAGTAATTCTTCAAGCAATGGAAAAAGTGAAGGATATTAATCCCACAGAAAACCAAATAGAAAGAGTAGCTGCCATAATTGAAAATTTGTTTAATTTTATTATGGAAGAGCGCGAATTAATGACGGTATTTCAACGGGCAGGATATGATTTTCTCCATCATCACAATACTCTGGAAGGATTTAAAAAGGTTATGGATAAATTCCAAGTGTTTCGTGATAATTTTGGCGATACCATCGGCAATATCGTTACTATCAATGGTCTCATTATTACCGGAAAAGATTTCATGAGAGTTTTGACATCAAGCATTTGGGGATATTGTATGGATGAAAGTAAAGAAGGTAAAATTATTACTGAAGATAAAAAAGAAATGTTTAAAGAGATATTTACAGCTTTTCTTAGAGAATGA
- a CDS encoding low specificity L-threonine aldolase, translating to MNIVDLRRDTITLPTPAMVDAAFKATLGDSVYGEDPNQVHLEKIAAEILGKEASIFVPSGTMGNLVALLTHTNQGDELICEENAHIRLSETGGGAMVGGLMFRGIEDHSGVPDVSAVESAIRADDIHYPRTSLICTEITHYRYGGIIPPLEKIEALYSFAQKKGIPVHCDGARLFNAAVALNKEVGDLTCYADSVMVSLSKGLGAPIGSILAGSCGFIERAKRYRKMLGGGMRQTGWLAVCGIISLQKENIQLLREDHQNANYLAQGISHLPGIKIDFNQIQTNFILVDISGTKISGKLFIEKLKEKGVLVTLAKPKLIRMVTSRVVNKQNIDYAIETIGKVL from the coding sequence ATGAATATTGTCGATTTAAGGCGAGACACTATTACTCTTCCAACGCCGGCTATGGTCGATGCAGCTTTTAAAGCCACCTTGGGTGATTCGGTTTATGGAGAAGATCCCAACCAAGTTCATTTAGAAAAAATTGCAGCTGAAATCCTTGGAAAAGAAGCTTCGATTTTTGTTCCAAGCGGAACTATGGGTAACTTAGTTGCTCTTCTCACTCATACCAACCAAGGTGATGAACTGATTTGCGAAGAAAATGCTCATATTCGACTATCAGAAACCGGTGGCGGAGCAATGGTAGGGGGATTGATGTTTCGGGGCATTGAAGATCATTCTGGTGTTCCCGATGTTTCAGCTGTCGAATCAGCAATTCGAGCCGATGATATCCATTATCCTCGTACCAGCCTTATTTGTACTGAAATTACCCATTACCGTTACGGAGGAATTATACCGCCTTTAGAAAAGATTGAAGCTCTTTATTCTTTTGCTCAAAAGAAGGGGATACCTGTTCATTGTGATGGAGCCCGGCTATTCAACGCAGCTGTTGCTTTAAACAAAGAAGTGGGCGACTTAACCTGTTATGCCGATTCGGTCATGGTTTCTTTGTCAAAAGGTCTTGGTGCTCCAATCGGATCGATTCTTGCAGGGAGTTGCGGTTTTATTGAGAGGGCCAAAAGATATCGAAAAATGCTGGGAGGTGGCATGCGTCAAACTGGATGGTTGGCAGTTTGCGGCATAATATCTCTACAAAAAGAGAACATTCAACTTTTAAGAGAAGACCATCAAAATGCGAATTATTTAGCTCAGGGAATATCCCATCTACCAGGAATTAAAATCGATTTTAATCAGATACAGACAAATTTTATTTTAGTAGATATTTCCGGAACGAAAATTTCAGGAAAACTATTTATTGAAAAACTGAAAGAGAAAGGAGTTTTGGTAACTTTAGCAAAACCAAAGTTAATACGGATGGTCACATCCCGTGTTGTTAACAAACAAAACATTGATTATGCTATTGAAACTATAGGTAAAGTTCTGTAA
- a CDS encoding sugar kinase has translation MPEIISMGEALVEIMREKIGAGLDKPEVFIGPYPSGAPAIFADCAARLGGKVGFVGTIGNDDFGKVIQDRLRFDGVDLTYFQSKPEATTGVAFVAYFSDGSRKFLYHIRNAASGVIDKSRIVSSYFKGARFLHINGSAVSINQDWKETIYLAIETAKKNGVKISFDPNIRPEILGVDKVRALCQPIIENASIVFPSGEEATMLTGKKDPEEAVFALLEKGTDVVVLKKGSLGSTVYSRGTKYDVPAFEVEEIDPTGAGDCFDAGFLVSLIQKRSLKESARYANAVGALAVTRKGPMEGAPFPEEVDKLITLSKK, from the coding sequence ATGCCTGAAATAATATCTATGGGAGAAGCATTAGTAGAGATTATGAGGGAAAAAATTGGAGCCGGTTTAGACAAACCCGAAGTATTCATTGGTCCCTATCCCAGTGGTGCTCCAGCAATATTCGCTGATTGCGCAGCTCGACTGGGTGGGAAAGTGGGTTTTGTTGGGACAATCGGCAATGATGATTTTGGCAAAGTCATTCAAGACCGCCTTCGTTTTGATGGTGTTGACCTAACCTATTTTCAAAGTAAGCCTGAGGCGACAACCGGAGTTGCATTTGTTGCTTATTTTTCTGATGGATCGAGAAAATTCTTATACCATATCCGAAATGCTGCAAGCGGTGTTATTGATAAAAGTCGGATCGTCAGTTCATATTTTAAAGGAGCCCGTTTTCTTCACATTAATGGCTCAGCGGTTTCAATTAACCAGGATTGGAAAGAAACCATTTACTTGGCTATTGAAACAGCCAAAAAAAATGGGGTAAAAATTAGTTTTGATCCCAATATCCGACCGGAAATATTAGGAGTTGATAAGGTGAGAGCCCTTTGCCAACCAATTATTGAAAATGCTTCAATTGTTTTCCCCTCAGGAGAAGAAGCAACTATGCTCACCGGTAAAAAGGATCCCGAAGAAGCTGTTTTTGCACTTTTAGAAAAAGGTACTGATGTTGTTGTTCTTAAAAAGGGATCATTAGGAAGTACGGTTTATTCACGAGGAACAAAATATGATGTTCCCGCCTTTGAAGTAGAAGAAATTGACCCGACAGGAGCAGGAGATTGTTTTGACGCCGGTTTCTTAGTCAGTCTTATCCAAAAACGTTCTTTAAAGGAAAGTGCACGTTATGCAAATGCGGTTGGTGCATTGGCAGTAACCAGAAAGGGTCCAATGGAAGGTGCTCCCTTCCCAGAAGAGGTAGATAAATTAATAACTCTGAGCAAGAAATAA